Proteins found in one Chloroflexota bacterium genomic segment:
- a CDS encoding AAA family ATPase: MTLSIAVAGKGGTGKTTVAALLIELLSRKGTVLAIDADPSTNLPLALGLSLGETVGQAREEMLTLVKGGKFSPSLPKQDYLELKVREALSESPGIDLLAMGRPEGPGCYCAANNMLRQIIDRLGSHYDYVVIDCEAGMEHLSRQTTRDIDLLLLVSDPTVKGVYTARKMKELIRELRTSVGRVALVLNRVKGPISAEISQVIEEGGLELVQRLPEDPALADLEARGQPVKELPPDSPLRQGVEEIARKLLLAR; encoded by the coding sequence ATGACCCTGAGCATTGCCGTGGCCGGAAAGGGCGGGACGGGCAAGACCACCGTGGCCGCCCTCCTCATTGAGCTCCTCTCCCGAAAGGGGACGGTGCTGGCCATAGATGCCGACCCCTCCACCAACCTGCCCCTGGCCCTGGGCCTCTCCCTGGGGGAGACGGTGGGGCAGGCGCGGGAGGAGATGCTCACTCTGGTGAAGGGGGGAAAATTCAGCCCCTCCCTGCCCAAGCAGGACTATCTAGAGCTGAAGGTGCGGGAGGCCCTGTCGGAGTCCCCGGGGATAGACCTCCTGGCCATGGGCCGGCCCGAGGGGCCGGGGTGCTACTGCGCCGCCAACAACATGCTCCGCCAGATAATAGACCGGCTGGGGAGCCACTATGACTACGTGGTGATAGACTGCGAGGCCGGGATGGAGCACCTCTCCCGCCAGACCACCAGGGACATAGACCTCCTGCTCCTGGTATCGGACCCCACGGTAAAGGGGGTCTACACCGCCCGGAAGATGAAGGAGCTTATCCGGGAACTCAGGACTTCCGTGGGGCGGGTGGCCCTGGTGCTGAACCGGGTGAAGGGGCCCATCTCGGCAGAGATATCCCAGGTCATTGAGGAGGGGGGCCTGGAGCTGGTGCAGCGCCTCCCCGAAGACCCCGCCCTCGCCGACCTGGAGGCCCGCGGCCAGCCCGTGAAAGAGCTTCCCCCTGATTCACCCTTGCGCCAGGGGGTGGAGGAGATAGCCAGAAAACTGCTCCTGGCAAGATAG
- a CDS encoding DUF4445 domain-containing protein, with translation MEKGACRILFLPENREVTAPPGTLILDAATRAGVIIDTPCGGQGRCGRCLVRIQEGEATRRENPHLTQKQQQDGWVLACTARVAGDLVLTVPPLKERERVAVESAASRRAAPVPCPLPFYPSLRQVFLELPPATLEDPATDLDRLRRALAQKEGLDRLRVELPNLQRLARALREGEWKVTLDLYLPDGEARLVNLSPGKKKGPLLGLAVDIGTTNVVMEVVDLRSGRSLGGASARNRQVLRGEDIISRIVYSEKGEGLKELQGLVTDTINSLLLELARAHSFEPGEVEAMVVAGNTTMTHLFLGLYPKPIREEPYVPTTSFFPEVRAGEVGVNINPQAPVYALPAVAAYVGGDITAGVLASCLYRADRLTLFLDVGTNGEIVLGNKEFMTTCACSAGPAFEGAGMRWGMRAIPGAIEEVRIHSATLQPTLRVIGDRPPQGICGSGLITVLSEMFLTGVMDRAGKIAGDFVVSRTPERPRARRGEHGTEYVLAWAEETDAGEDIAISEVDINSLLRTKAAIYAGIAVLARTLGIEFHQIEQVLIGGAFGQHINVESAIQIGLLPDLPWEKFHFLGNTSLAGAIQVLISKYARAQAEEIARRMTYLELIADNTFMNEMTAALFLPHTDINLFPSVKAQLEEKG, from the coding sequence TTGGAGAAAGGGGCCTGCCGGATTCTATTCCTCCCTGAAAACAGGGAGGTCACGGCCCCCCCCGGGACGCTTATCCTGGACGCCGCCACCCGGGCGGGGGTCATCATCGATACCCCCTGCGGGGGCCAGGGGCGCTGTGGCCGGTGCCTGGTGCGCATCCAGGAGGGTGAGGCCACCCGGCGGGAGAACCCCCACCTCACCCAGAAACAGCAGCAGGATGGCTGGGTCCTGGCCTGCACTGCCCGGGTGGCAGGGGACCTGGTGCTGACGGTGCCGCCGCTAAAGGAAAGGGAAAGGGTAGCGGTGGAGAGCGCCGCCAGCCGCCGGGCCGCCCCCGTCCCCTGTCCCCTCCCCTTCTATCCCTCCCTCCGCCAGGTATTCCTGGAGCTACCCCCCGCCACCCTGGAGGACCCCGCCACGGACCTGGACCGCCTGCGCCGTGCCCTGGCCCAGAAGGAGGGCCTGGACCGGCTCAGGGTGGAGCTCCCCAACCTCCAGCGCCTGGCCCGCGCCCTCAGGGAAGGGGAATGGAAGGTGACCCTGGACCTCTACCTCCCCGATGGGGAGGCCCGGCTGGTCAACCTCTCCCCTGGGAAGAAGAAAGGGCCCCTCCTGGGCCTCGCGGTGGACATCGGGACCACCAACGTGGTCATGGAGGTGGTGGACCTGCGCTCCGGCAGAAGCCTGGGGGGCGCCTCCGCCCGCAACCGGCAGGTCCTGCGGGGGGAGGACATCATCTCCCGCATCGTCTATAGCGAGAAGGGGGAAGGGCTCAAGGAGCTCCAGGGGCTGGTGACGGACACCATCAACTCCCTCCTCCTGGAGCTGGCCCGGGCCCACAGCTTTGAACCGGGGGAGGTGGAGGCCATGGTGGTGGCGGGCAATACCACTATGACCCACCTCTTCCTGGGCCTCTACCCCAAACCTATCAGGGAGGAGCCCTATGTCCCCACCACCTCCTTCTTCCCCGAGGTCCGGGCGGGGGAGGTGGGGGTCAATATCAACCCCCAGGCCCCGGTCTATGCCCTCCCCGCCGTGGCCGCCTATGTGGGGGGGGATATCACCGCCGGGGTCCTGGCCTCTTGCCTCTACCGGGCTGACAGGCTTACCCTCTTCCTGGATGTGGGGACCAACGGGGAAATCGTCCTGGGGAACAAGGAGTTCATGACCACCTGCGCCTGCTCGGCGGGGCCTGCTTTTGAGGGGGCGGGGATGAGGTGGGGGATGAGGGCCATCCCCGGCGCCATAGAGGAGGTCCGCATCCACTCCGCCACCCTCCAGCCCACCCTCCGGGTGATTGGGGACAGGCCCCCCCAGGGCATCTGCGGCTCCGGCCTGATAACCGTTCTTTCCGAGATGTTCCTCACCGGGGTCATGGACCGGGCGGGGAAGATCGCCGGGGACTTCGTGGTCTCCCGCACCCCCGAGCGCCCCCGGGCACGCCGGGGGGAGCACGGGACCGAGTATGTCCTGGCCTGGGCCGAGGAGACGGATGCGGGGGAGGACATCGCCATCTCCGAGGTGGACATCAACAGCCTCCTCCGCACCAAGGCCGCTATTTACGCCGGCATCGCCGTCCTGGCCCGGACCCTGGGCATAGAATTCCACCAGATAGAGCAGGTCCTCATCGGCGGGGCTTTCGGCCAGCACATAAATGTGGAGAGCGCCATCCAGATAGGCCTCCTCCCCGACCTGCCCTGGGAAAAGTTCCACTTCCTGGGCAATACCTCCCTGGCCGGGGCCATACAGGTCCTCATCTCCAAGTACGCCAGGGCCCAGGCCGAAGAGATAGCCCGCCGCATGACCTACCTGGAGCTCATCGCTGACAACACCTTTATGAACGAGATGACCGCCGCCCTCTTCCTCCCACACACTGATATCAACCTCTTCCCCTCGGTGAAGGCCCAGCTGGAGGAGAAGGGATGA